In the genome of Vibrio ziniensis, the window AACTCTCTGCCGCTCACATCGGCAAAATTAACCTGTCTGCTATGCGTTCTTATGTGGCGGTTGAAAAAGGTATCGCGAAAAAAGCATTGAGCAAATTGTCGAATGGCAAAATGAAAGGACGCCAGTTCCGCGCCCGTTTCATAAAATAAGTTGAATTACGCCCCTCTTAAGCGCGCTTTGATGCGGCTTAAACTGATCGGGGTGATACCTAGATAAGCGGCAACGTGGATATCGCTGAGCCGCTTCATTAAGTCAGGAAACTGCTGACACATAATCTGATATCGCTGTTCCGGGCGATACAAAAGCATAAACCTTTCTTTGTTTTCCTTATGCATCAACTGCGTTTCAAGTAACTTGATATAGAGCGGATGTGAGGTCTTTTTCCATTGGTTTAGGTATTCAATTGGCAAACAGAGCAGCGTTACTGGGCTCAGTGTTTCAAGTAAATAAGGATAGGGTGCTTGTTTTATCAAGCTTTCAAAACCGATGATCCAATCTTGTTCCCAATAGAACTCTTTACTGAATGTTTTGCCTTCTTCTGTAAGGTAGCTGGCGTGACATATACCGTGGCTTACAAAATACAGATGGCTGGCCATTTGCCCTTGATTGACCAAAATATGACGAGTTGGAAGCTCAAGCGGGGATGAAACTTCAAATAACTGGTGTGCTTCTGCGCTACTGAATCCATATTCCAGCATTTGTTTTATAAAATTATCGTAGATAGCTTGGTCCCGCATCGTCATTACTCTTTTGCCTCAAATAAAAAGCCGCAGCGAATGCTGCGGCTAGTATTTTACAGGAATCTAGAATTATTTTTGTAGATTGATTCGGTAAACACCGAAGCCAACTTCATCTGTTGCTACCAATTCCATTGGGTATTGGCCTTTGTCTTTGACAAATTTCGCCGCTTTTTCACTTGGTGAAGTTTCAAAACGAATATCAAGCTTGGTCTTAGACTTGATTGGTGCGAATGACCAGTTATTGTCTGCACTTGGTGTCACTTCGCCTTGCTCTTTGCTTACGCGAGCAATGTAATCAGCAACGACGGTGCGGTTTTCATCTGGTGAATCAAATGCGATGAAATCAGAACCAGTGCCTGGGAACTTGTTGCTGTATGCGCGGTAGTTATTGGTCGCTATTAAGAAGGTTTGCGCCGTATCAATTGGCTTACCTTTATACGTCAGGTTCACAATACGCTGAGAATCAGGATTGATAACCTTACAGTCGCCATCGTATTTCGCTGGTTGAGTAATATCGATTTGGTAGTTCACACCATCGATTACGTCGAAGTTGTAAGTACGGAAACCATCCCAGTCGATAAGCGATTGTGGCTCGCTTGAATTCACATCAATTTGTTTAAACTGACCAGCAGAGCATTCCAACCATTCTTTGACTTCTTTACCTGATACTTTCAAGGTTACTAGCGTATTAGGGTATAGGTATAAGTCTGCTGCGTTACGGAAGGTAAGCTCACCAGATTCTACTTCAGTAAAGTTAGATGGGTCATTCTTACGACCGCCCGCTTTGAAAGGTGCAGCAGCAGAAAGAACTGGCAGACCATCTAGGTTTGGATCACCTTGGATGAAGCGTTCTACGTAATCTTTTTGTGCCAAACTCACGATTTGAATCGTTGGGTCATCTTGTACTAATGCAAGGAAGCTGTACATCACGTCATTCGATTTACCAATAGGTTGGTTAACGAAGTCACGAGTGCCTTTATGGTCTGCTTCAAGCGCTTTTACGATACCTGCATCCGCTTCTACTATCGCTTTCTTGCTTGCTTTATCAAAGATTGGACGAGCTTCAGATTGACCATTGGTCACTGCCCATTTGCCATCTTTTTGCTCTAGAGTCAGGTCCATTACACCAACATGGCTACCCCAACGTCCCGGCATCACAGCTGTTACGCCATTGATAGTGCCTTTCTCAACATCGGCACCAGCCACTTTTGCAAACTCTTTGCTTGGGAACACGGCATGTGAGTGACCGAAGGCAATTGCATCAATGCCTTCTACTTTTGTTAAGTAGTAAACCGAGTTTTCAGCGCCTTCTTGATATTCATCCGTTGAGATATCTGAGTGTGGAATCGCAACGATAATGTCAGCGCCTTTCGCTTTCATTTCAGGGATTAGCTTTTCAGCTGTCTTCTTGATGTCGCGAGCAATCACACGACCATCTAGGTTCTTCTTATCCCACACCATGATTTGTGGTGGAACGAAACCGATATAACCCACTTTAATTTCGTGCGCTTTACCGTCGGTATCTTTGAAGGTATGTGTTTTTATTAGGTATGGCTGGAATAGATGTTCACCCGTTGATGCGTTGTAAACGTTCGCGTTCACGTAAGGGAATTTAGCATCGTTGATGGTTTCTTTTAGGAAATCCAATCCATAGTTAAATTCGTGGTTACCAATGTTACCTACATCGTACGACAGTTGGTTCATTGCTTTGTAAACAGGGTGAACTTCGCCAGCTTTGATGCCTTTCGCTGCCATGTAGTCACCCATTGGACTACCTTGGATTAAGTCACCGTTATCAACCAAAATACTGTTAGTTACTTCACCACGAGCTTGTTTTACTAACGTTGCTGCACGAGTCAAACCGATTTGATCGGATGGCTTGTCTTTGTAGTAGTCATAGTCCATCACGTTAGTGTGAATATCTGTTGTCTCTATAATCCGTAGTTTGATCGTATCAGCCATAGAGGGACCAGCCATGGTCAACAAACCACCTAAAATGGCAATAGATAGAGGTTTGACTGCAACTGTCATTGTGTACTCCAATTGATAAAGAAAGTGATAACTCGATAAATGTATCAAGTTATTATGAAACAATGTTTTCGCATTCTATGAAACTGTGAAGTTAGGCACTTAAATCTCAGAAGTCATGCCATTTTCACATCTTTAACTTCTTAATATAGAAGCTCTTCTTTCGTTTGCTTTGTTGCATGTTTTTTTTGCTTATCAGTTTTTAGAATAAAAAATGAAATTTTAGAATTTCAGGTAATAAGAAGATGCCACCATAATGTTTTCATCAATTGGGTAAAGGATGACAAACATGGCTGGCTCAGAAAACGTTTCAACGCTGCCAAAGCAGAAAAAAACACGCTTAGTCGCTGTTGATGGAGCTGCACCAGAAAGCAAATGGGCGAGTCTTTCTCGCAGTCAGCTACAAGCGGGAGAAGTGGCATTAATCGGTGCTGGACCGGGAGATCCTGAACTGCTGACGATTAAAGCGCTTAATTTGCTGCAACAAGCCGACGTAGTTTTATACGACTACCTTGTCTCTGACGACATCATGGCGCTTGTACCCTCGGATACTATTCTGGTGTGTGTGGGTAAGCGCGCAGGCCACCATAGCGTCCCCCAAGAAAAAACCAATCAACTGTTAGTGGATTTTGCCAAGCAAGGTCATCGAGTGGTTCGTATTAAAGGTGGCGATCCTTTCATGTTTGGTCGTGGCGGCGAAGAACTGGAAGTGCTGTTTGAAGCGGGTATCAAGTTTCAAGTGATTCCGGGAATTACAGCTGCTGCGGGCGCAACAGCATATGCCGGTATTCCACTGACGCATCGTGATTTTGCTCAGTCAGCGTTGTTTGTTACAGGCCATCTAAAAGCAGAAGCGGAAGAGATGGATTGGTCTACGCTTGCGAGGGGTAATCAGACCCTAGTGATTTACATGGGACTTATGAAATCAAGCACCATCGCTCAGCAGCTTATTAAACATGGTCGAAATGCATCAACACCGATTGCGATTATTGAGCGTGGTACTCAAGCGACGCAGAAGGTTTTTCGCGGTCAGCTTTGTGAATTGCCACAACTAGCCGTCCATGCGCAATCGCCATCGTTAATCGTGATTGGTGAGGTTGTGACCTTGGCTGACAAACTTCAATGGTTCAACGACAGCTCAACTCGTCAAGAACAGTACCAATACGCATAAACACATTTATTCGTTGGGCTCTGTAATTTTATAAATCATAAGAATTTTATAAATCATAAGCCCGACAAGCCATAAGGCAGCTAAAAGGAAGCACGCAAAATGGATCAACAACGTTTAACCCATTTAAAACAGCTTGAGGCAGAAAGCATTCACATTATCCGTGAAGTTGCTGCGGAATTTGCAAACCCTGTGATGATGTATTCTATCGGTAAAGATTCATCCGTAATGCTTCATTTGGCGCGTAAAGCGTTCTATCCGGGCAAAATTCCATTTCCTCTTCTTCATGTTGACACTGACTGGAAATTCCGCGACATGATCGCGTTCCGTGACGCAACAGCGAAAAAGTATGGCTTTGAGCTTTTGGTACATAAGAACCCAGAAGGTATTGACATGGGCATTAGTCCATTCGTTCATGGTTCGTCAAAGCATACTGACATCATGAAAACTCAGGGCTTGAAACAAGCATTGAATAAGTACGGTTTTGACGCTGCATTTGGTGGTGCCCGCCGTGATGAAGAGAAGTCTCGTGCAAAAGAGCGCGTGTATTCATTCCGCGATAAAAACCACACTTGGGATCCAAAAAACCAACGTCCAGAACTTTGGAAAACCTATAACGGTCAGATCAACAAGGGTGAGAGTATCCGCGTGTTCCCTCTGTCAAACTGGACTGAACTGGATATCTGGCAATACATCTACTTGGAAAACATCGAGATTGTTCCTCTGTATCTTGCTGCGGTTCGACCTGTGGTTGAAAGAGATGGCATGTTGATCATGGTGGATGATGAGCGTATGGAGATCCAACCTCACGAACAAGTTCAACATAAGAGCGTTCGATTCCGCACTTTGGGATGTTACCCGCTGACCGGAGCGATCGAATCTGAAGCCAACACTCTTACCGAAATTATCGAAGAGATGTTAGTAGCAACGTCTAGTGAACGTCAGGGACGTGCGATCGACCACGATCAGTCGGGATCGATGGAATTGAAAAAACGCCAAGGTTATTTCTAAGGATCTAAGGAAATAGAATGAATAGTGCAGTTCAAGCAGAGCTTCTAGAGCTCGGTATCGAAGGTTACCTGAATCAACACCAACACAAATCGCTACTTAGATTCCTAACTTGTGGCTCAGTAGACGATGGTAAAAGTACTTTGATTGGTCGTCTGCTACACGACTCAAAGCAAATTTATGAAGATCAACTTGCGGCGGTTCACTCTGACAGCCAGCGTGTTGGTACTACAGGCTCTCGTCCTGACCTTGCTTTGCTGGTGGATGGTCTGCAAGCAGAACGTGAACAAGGGATCACCATTGATGTGGCTTATCGTTATTTCTCAACGCAGAAGCGCAAGTTCATCATTGCAGATACACCGGGACACGAGCAATACACTCGCAACATGGCAACGGGCGCTTCGACCTGTGATTTGGCAGTTATCTTGATTGATGCGCGTAAAAGCGTTTTGGATCAGACTCGTCGTCACTCGTTTATCTCTAACCTATTGGGCTTGAAACATTTCATTGTTGCAGTCAACAAGATGGATTTAGTGGATTACTCACAAGAGCGTTTTGAAGAGATTCGCGCAGAATATCTGGAGTTTTCTAAGCACCTGCAAGGTGAAACTGACATTCAAATTATCCCTATCTCAGCTTTGGAAGGTGATAACGTTGTTGAGAAAGGTGAAAACCTCAACTGGCATAAAGGTCCGTCTCTGCTTGAGTTACTGGAAAGCGTGGATATTGACCATGAGAAAGGCAGCGGTGAGTTCCGCTTCCCTGTGCAGTATGTAAACCGTCCAAATCTTGATTTTCGTGGTTTCGCGGGCACTATTTCATCGGGTTCAGTCAGTGTTGGTGACAAAATTAAAGCGTTACCGTCAGGAAAAACTTCTACAGTTAAACGTATTGTTACTTTCGATGGTGATTTGGATACGGCACAAGCTGGTTTAGCGGTAACTTTAACTCTGGCTGATGAAATTGATATCAGTCGCGGTGATCTTATCGTACTTGAGAATGCTCAAATTGAATCAACCAACCACCTACTTGCCGATGTGGTGTGGATGACTGAGCAGCCTCTAAAAGCCGGTCGTGAATACGATATTAAGATTGCAGGTAAGAAGAGCATTGGACAGATCACGACGATTCGTCATCAGTACAATATCAATAACTTGTCTACTTTTCAGACTGAAGAACTACCGCTAAACGGTATTGGTTTATGTGAATGGACGTTTAACGCACCGATTGCTCTCGATAAGTATCTCGATTGTGCAGATACCGGCGGTTTCATTGTGATTGACCGTCTGACTAACGTTACTGTTGGTGCTGGGCTGGTTCGTGACAGATTGATTCGTGACAGTTTGCAAAACGTAGCACAACAGCAAGGTGAGTTTTCGGCGTTTGAAGTAGAGCTCAATGCATTGATTCGCAAGCATTTCCCGCATTGGGATGCGAAAGATCTTAGCCAACTGCTAAAGTCTTAAATGTCAGATGAAAAAGGAAAATGTCATGGATTCTGCATCAAGTGTGAAAGACGAGAACGTCGTTTGGCATCAACACGCTGTAGATAAAAGCCTGCGTGCAGAATTGAAACAGCAAAAGCCTGCCGTACTTTGGTTCACTGGGCTTTCCGGTGCAGGCAAATCAACCATTGCAGGCGCACTTGAAACGCGCCTTGCTCAGTTGGGTTATCACACCTATTTACTGGATGGTGATAATGTTCGCCATGGTTTGTGTTCTGATCTCGGATTTTCGGAGCAAGATCGGCGTGAGAACATTCGTCGTATCGGTGAACTGGCAAAGCTAATGGCGGATGCAGGACTTATCGTTCTGACGGCATTTATCTCTCCTCACAGAGTTGAACGTCAAATGGTGCGTGATTTATTGCTGCAGAGTGAATTTGTTGAGGTGTATGTGAATACCTCGCTTGAAGTATGTGAACAGCGCGACCCTAAAGGACTGTACAAGAAGGCTCGTGCTGGAGAAATTGCCAATTTCACAGGGATAGATTCTGCTTATGAAGCGCCTCTAGCACCTGAAATTGATTTACCTGCGGGTGAAGAGAGTATCGATACTCTGGTTGATTTGTGTATTGCCGAAATGGCAAAGCGCAAAATCATATTTCAATAGATGTCCGCAATAACAAAAAAGTCAGGCCTTTC includes:
- the cysC gene encoding adenylyl-sulfate kinase: MDSASSVKDENVVWHQHAVDKSLRAELKQQKPAVLWFTGLSGAGKSTIAGALETRLAQLGYHTYLLDGDNVRHGLCSDLGFSEQDRRENIRRIGELAKLMADAGLIVLTAFISPHRVERQMVRDLLLQSEFVEVYVNTSLEVCEQRDPKGLYKKARAGEIANFTGIDSAYEAPLAPEIDLPAGEESIDTLVDLCIAEMAKRKIIFQ
- the cysN gene encoding sulfate adenylyltransferase subunit CysN, with the protein product MNSAVQAELLELGIEGYLNQHQHKSLLRFLTCGSVDDGKSTLIGRLLHDSKQIYEDQLAAVHSDSQRVGTTGSRPDLALLVDGLQAEREQGITIDVAYRYFSTQKRKFIIADTPGHEQYTRNMATGASTCDLAVILIDARKSVLDQTRRHSFISNLLGLKHFIVAVNKMDLVDYSQERFEEIRAEYLEFSKHLQGETDIQIIPISALEGDNVVEKGENLNWHKGPSLLELLESVDIDHEKGSGEFRFPVQYVNRPNLDFRGFAGTISSGSVSVGDKIKALPSGKTSTVKRIVTFDGDLDTAQAGLAVTLTLADEIDISRGDLIVLENAQIESTNHLLADVVWMTEQPLKAGREYDIKIAGKKSIGQITTIRHQYNINNLSTFQTEELPLNGIGLCEWTFNAPIALDKYLDCADTGGFIVIDRLTNVTVGAGLVRDRLIRDSLQNVAQQQGEFSAFEVELNALIRKHFPHWDAKDLSQLLKS
- a CDS encoding Crp/Fnr family transcriptional regulator, whose protein sequence is MRDQAIYDNFIKQMLEYGFSSAEAHQLFEVSSPLELPTRHILVNQGQMASHLYFVSHGICHASYLTEEGKTFSKEFYWEQDWIIGFESLIKQAPYPYLLETLSPVTLLCLPIEYLNQWKKTSHPLYIKLLETQLMHKENKERFMLLYRPEQRYQIMCQQFPDLMKRLSDIHVAAYLGITPISLSRIKARLRGA
- the cysD gene encoding sulfate adenylyltransferase subunit CysD, with the translated sequence MDQQRLTHLKQLEAESIHIIREVAAEFANPVMMYSIGKDSSVMLHLARKAFYPGKIPFPLLHVDTDWKFRDMIAFRDATAKKYGFELLVHKNPEGIDMGISPFVHGSSKHTDIMKTQGLKQALNKYGFDAAFGGARRDEEKSRAKERVYSFRDKNHTWDPKNQRPELWKTYNGQINKGESIRVFPLSNWTELDIWQYIYLENIEIVPLYLAAVRPVVERDGMLIMVDDERMEIQPHEQVQHKSVRFRTLGCYPLTGAIESEANTLTEIIEEMLVATSSERQGRAIDHDQSGSMELKKRQGYF
- the cobA gene encoding uroporphyrinogen-III C-methyltransferase — translated: MAGSENVSTLPKQKKTRLVAVDGAAPESKWASLSRSQLQAGEVALIGAGPGDPELLTIKALNLLQQADVVLYDYLVSDDIMALVPSDTILVCVGKRAGHHSVPQEKTNQLLVDFAKQGHRVVRIKGGDPFMFGRGGEELEVLFEAGIKFQVIPGITAAAGATAYAGIPLTHRDFAQSALFVTGHLKAEAEEMDWSTLARGNQTLVIYMGLMKSSTIAQQLIKHGRNASTPIAIIERGTQATQKVFRGQLCELPQLAVHAQSPSLIVIGEVVTLADKLQWFNDSSTRQEQYQYA
- the cpdB gene encoding 2',3'-cyclic-nucleotide 2'-phosphodiesterase; this translates as MAGPSMADTIKLRIIETTDIHTNVMDYDYYKDKPSDQIGLTRAATLVKQARGEVTNSILVDNGDLIQGSPMGDYMAAKGIKAGEVHPVYKAMNQLSYDVGNIGNHEFNYGLDFLKETINDAKFPYVNANVYNASTGEHLFQPYLIKTHTFKDTDGKAHEIKVGYIGFVPPQIMVWDKKNLDGRVIARDIKKTAEKLIPEMKAKGADIIVAIPHSDISTDEYQEGAENSVYYLTKVEGIDAIAFGHSHAVFPSKEFAKVAGADVEKGTINGVTAVMPGRWGSHVGVMDLTLEQKDGKWAVTNGQSEARPIFDKASKKAIVEADAGIVKALEADHKGTRDFVNQPIGKSNDVMYSFLALVQDDPTIQIVSLAQKDYVERFIQGDPNLDGLPVLSAAAPFKAGGRKNDPSNFTEVESGELTFRNAADLYLYPNTLVTLKVSGKEVKEWLECSAGQFKQIDVNSSEPQSLIDWDGFRTYNFDVIDGVNYQIDITQPAKYDGDCKVINPDSQRIVNLTYKGKPIDTAQTFLIATNNYRAYSNKFPGTGSDFIAFDSPDENRTVVADYIARVSKEQGEVTPSADNNWSFAPIKSKTKLDIRFETSPSEKAAKFVKDKGQYPMELVATDEVGFGVYRINLQK